Part of the Bacteroidota bacterium genome is shown below.
CGGCCATACAGCGCATTTTGCAGGGCATAGGCCTGGGCGATGTGCCGGTTATCCCCTCGGCGGTGCGCCCGGTGCAGCAGGATGCCAGCCGGGCCGCGCAGTATGTGGCCCAGCTGGGCTTTGGCGGGCGGCGCATACTAGGCACCACGGCAGCCCTGGTGCCACACAAGGATCCACTAACCGCCGTACGGGCCTTTTCCCGGCTGCACGCCCAGCTGCCAGATGTGGGCTTTCTGCACTTTGGCGAGGGGCCGCTCCGCCCGCAGGTGGAGGCCGAGATCCGGCGCCTGGGCCTGGAGGGGGCCTATCATCTGGGCGGATATGTGCGCCAGGTGGAGGACTTCTTCACTGTATTAGACGGCTTTGTGATGAGCTCGGTAGAGGAAGGGCTGGGCAGCAGCCTGCTCGATGCCTTTCTGTACCGCGTACCGGTGGTGGCCACGCGGGCCGGCGGGATGGAGGAGCTGGTGGCAGGGGTGGGCTACCAGGCGCCGGTGCAAGACCCCGATGCCCTGGCGGCTGCCATGCAGGCGCTACTAACGGATAGTGCCCAAACAGAGGAGTATGTGGCGGCTGCACAGGCACGTGTGCTGGCCCTACACAGTGTGGAGCAGGTAACCCGGCAGTACCTGGCACTGTACCGCACCCTGGTGTAGCGCGGCCCGGCCGGGGGGCTACAGGGCAAAACCAAGCTGGGGCAGTGCTTGCACAAATTTTTCGGCATAGGCCTGCCAGCTAAGGGCCTGCACAGCCTGTAGCCCCTGCTGCTGCCAGTGGCGATAGTCATCTGGCTCAGTAAGCAACCTGTTCAGCAGCTGTGCAAAGGCATCGGGGTCGGGCCTGGCAGGCAGGGGCAGCGCGGGTAGCAGGGCACTGGCCCCTACCTGTCGGCTGGTAATGACGGGCGTACCACAAGCCATGGCCTCGGCCACCACCATGCCAAACTCCTCATAGTAGGCCGTGTGTAGCATTACATCGGTGGCATAGTAGGCCTGCGCTACCTGCGCTAGCTGGCGGTGGTGCACATAGTCTAGCCCCCGTAGGTAGGGCCCGGGCTCATCCCTACCCACTATCAGTAACTGAACCGGAACAGCAAGCTGTGCTACGGTTTGCGCAAATTGGTCTAGCCCCCGTTTTCGGAAGCTGCCCGAGGTAATAAAGCCCACTACGAATTTGTCTGGCCTCAGTCCCATGGCCTGCTTCATGCCTGCTCGCTGGGCGGGTGCTGCGGGGCAAAAGCGCCGAAGGTCTATGCCGGGCATTAGCGTAAGGATGCGGGGCGGTGGGATGGCGTAGCGCTGCTGTAGCTCCTCGGCCATCATAGGGCTGTTGGCCACCACTAGTTTCCATTGCCCTTGGCACAGTATCTGCTCATGCAGCCGGCCATGGTCGCTATCCTCGCAGGTTGTAGTGCCATACAGGGCGGCATGTGTGGCCTTCACCATGTTATGCAAAAAGAGTACGTCCTGCACCATCAGGTCGCCGTGTCCGATTACCAGGTCGGCATTGGCCTGAGAGATGCGCCGCTGCACAGCGCGGTACCAGCCCTCACGGCTTTTGGTAAGGAGTGGAGATACACGTACGGGCTTTGCCCCCACGGCCCTTACAGCCTCAGAGTTTATGGTACGGCTCATCACAGTAGTCTTGTGTCCCCTGTTTACTAGTTCTTTGCTTAGTTGCAATACAATGTTGGAAGCACCGGTGCATCCGCGCAGGGTGCGTATGGACTGTAGTATGTGTGCCATCTTGGAAGGACGAAAACAAAGGGGATTAGGGTGCAGGCCGCAGGTAAAACACAAATCCATTCTGCTCATACAGCAGCTGTAGATGGGGGTACCAGTCGGCTATGTTTTGCTTTTTCTTGGCCTTGGCAATTACATACACCGGGCGGTCTACCTCCGGGCTGTTCAGCAGCCAGTCATCCAGGTAGCGCTTGTGGTGCTGGTGTCCGCTATCCTGCTGGGCATAGTAGCCTGCTGCGGTGGGCCGCTGCAGCTGGCCGTAGAAGTAGGGAGCATAGCTCTTGTGCCCAATGGTGGTGTAGTAGGCCCGCTCGTGGGCATGTGCCTTCAGGAAGTCGATGGCTGCGCCCTGGCTATAGCGCTCCACGCGTGGCACAATGTTTAGGCTTAGCCAGCTGAGGAAGAGGGTGCAGCCCAGCAGCAGCAGCAGGAAGCCCGGTAGGTACTGCTTGCGCTTCAGCCACCGCACCGTAAGGATCAGGGTGCCCAGCAGCAGCAGGCCGGGGGCCGCCTGCAGCACGCTCCAGTCTACCCTGGCCTGTAGGGTCTGCCGCGCAAAGGGGTCCTGCAGGAGGGGGGCAATGGCATCCAGATTCATGGCTACAAAGGGCAGCAGCAGCACCGGTAGGGCAATCAGCAAGCCCACGCCCAGCAGCAGGCCCGTTTGCCACCGCCGCCACCGCATGCGCCCCTCCAGGGTTTGGTACAGGGTGTAGGCACTCAGGAAGGTGAGGGGCAGGTAGCTCATGCTGCTGTAGTGGATGATCTTGGTCTTGACCAGGGAGAACAGGATGAGTACGACCCAGAAGAGGATGAGCATCCATTTCTTGAAGGTGCGCTGGTGCACCTCTGCCGCACAGTGGCAGCCAAAGCTGCGCAGGGCCAGGATGCTGGCAGGGAAGCAGAGAAAAAACACCATCACAAAGTGGTAGCCGGGGAAGCCCCCATGCCCCGCATCCTCGGTGCTAAGCAGGCGCACCTGGTAGACCATAAACTCGCGCACAAACCACCAGCCATTGTTCAGGATCTCCAGGCCATACCAGCCCAGGAGCACAACCACACAGGCCAGGCCCGCCACCGCCAGGTGCCAGGGGGGGATAAAGCCGCGCAGCTGCCGAAAATCGTAGCGCAACAGCAGGTTTAGCCTACCCTGCTGCAGCCACAGCGCCAGCTTCTGATTGCGCATTAGCCAGAAAGTGCCAATACCCATACCCAGGATAACCAGCGCCACCTGCCCCTTGGTAAGCACGGCCAAGCCCGCAAAGGCCCCACTCAGCGCCAGGTATACCAGCCGATGGTGCCGCAGCCGCGGCTGGGGATACTGCTTCAGCTTCCAGTAATGCAGGATAAAGTACCAGTAGGAAAGGAAGATAAAGAGATTGAATACGGGGTCGATAATACCACTCTTGAAGTAGAGGTGCGGAAAGAGGGCAGCCGTATAGCTGAGTGCCCAGAAGAGGCCAAACCGCCGATTGAAGATCAGGCTGCCCATGTTGTACACCACCACCAGGGTGGCTATGCCGGCCAGCGCATTGGGCAGGCGGGCGGCATATTCGCCCACGCCCAGTAGCCACATACTGAGGGCCTGTAGCCAGATGAAGAGCGGGGGTTTTTCCCAGAAAGGCTTGAAATCTATCTGCATCCGCAGCCAGTCTCCGCTCAGCAGCATCTCGCGCGCCGCCTCGGCAAAGTTGATCTCGTCCCAGTCAAACAGCGGAGCCAGACCCAAACCCGGCAGGAACAGCAACGCCCCCAACACGACCATGACCAGGGTGCCCCGGTTATGCAGCTTCTTTACGATCATAGCTTGGCTAATGTTAACCCGATTCGGCCCTATAAAGATACGCGCAAAAGGCTTGTGTGAACAAATCTGCCCGCAGCCGGGTTTGTACTATTGGCTGATAGCCCTAAATTATTGTCGCCTTAACATCCGGATAAAACCCGGTAGGCTTATTGGGCGTATGTTTTTGCTATATATGATATAGATAAACAATATGGAATCGAAAGTGCTCGTCTTAAACCAGGACTACCAGGCCATCAGCCTCTGTAGTGCGCAGCGGGCGTTTGTGCTGTGCTACCTGGAGAAGGCCGAAATGCTGGACGACTTTAAGCAGCTGAACATACGGAGTGTAAGCAGGCACTACCCGTATCCGGCTGTTATCCGGCTAAATCGTTTTGTACGCGTGCCCCACCGCAAGGTATCGCTCAGCCGGATCAATGTATTCCGGCGAGACAACTACGAGTGCCAATACTGTGGCAGCAGCAGGCAGCTTACCCTGGACCACGTGGTGCCCCGCAGCCAGGGGGGCAAAGACAGCTGGGAGAACCTGGTAACCGCCTGCCAGGACTGCAACACCAAAAAAGGCAACACCCCCCTGGAAAAAACAGGGATGAGCCTAAGAAACAAGCCATTCCGGCCCAGCTACATCATGTTCCTCAGCAACTTTACC
Proteins encoded:
- a CDS encoding HNH endonuclease, with the protein product MESKVLVLNQDYQAISLCSAQRAFVLCYLEKAEMLDDFKQLNIRSVSRHYPYPAVIRLNRFVRVPHRKVSLSRINVFRRDNYECQYCGSSRQLTLDHVVPRSQGGKDSWENLVTACQDCNTKKGNTPLEKTGMSLRNKPFRPSYIMFLSNFTSRVHDAWRPYLML
- a CDS encoding glycosyltransferase family 4 protein — protein: MKKILQINTQPGWRGGERQTLYTVAGLQAAGQPTELLCRAGGELERRAQAEGLVTHGVSSHWGAMRWLMRHGHGYGLIHSQASKDQTASLLAWPLHRRPLVYTRRVDFVPKPGFSRWKYHRMDRVVAISPAIQRILQGIGLGDVPVIPSAVRPVQQDASRAAQYVAQLGFGGRRILGTTAALVPHKDPLTAVRAFSRLHAQLPDVGFLHFGEGPLRPQVEAEIRRLGLEGAYHLGGYVRQVEDFFTVLDGFVMSSVEEGLGSSLLDAFLYRVPVVATRAGGMEELVAGVGYQAPVQDPDALAAAMQALLTDSAQTEEYVAAAQARVLALHSVEQVTRQYLALYRTLV
- a CDS encoding glycosyltransferase family 4 protein, with protein sequence MAHILQSIRTLRGCTGASNIVLQLSKELVNRGHKTTVMSRTINSEAVRAVGAKPVRVSPLLTKSREGWYRAVQRRISQANADLVIGHGDLMVQDVLFLHNMVKATHAALYGTTTCEDSDHGRLHEQILCQGQWKLVVANSPMMAEELQQRYAIPPPRILTLMPGIDLRRFCPAAPAQRAGMKQAMGLRPDKFVVGFITSGSFRKRGLDQFAQTVAQLAVPVQLLIVGRDEPGPYLRGLDYVHHRQLAQVAQAYYATDVMLHTAYYEEFGMVVAEAMACGTPVITSRQVGASALLPALPLPARPDPDAFAQLLNRLLTEPDDYRHWQQQGLQAVQALSWQAYAEKFVQALPQLGFAL
- a CDS encoding glycosyltransferase family 39 protein — its product is MIVKKLHNRGTLVMVVLGALLFLPGLGLAPLFDWDEINFAEAAREMLLSGDWLRMQIDFKPFWEKPPLFIWLQALSMWLLGVGEYAARLPNALAGIATLVVVYNMGSLIFNRRFGLFWALSYTAALFPHLYFKSGIIDPVFNLFIFLSYWYFILHYWKLKQYPQPRLRHHRLVYLALSGAFAGLAVLTKGQVALVILGMGIGTFWLMRNQKLALWLQQGRLNLLLRYDFRQLRGFIPPWHLAVAGLACVVVLLGWYGLEILNNGWWFVREFMVYQVRLLSTEDAGHGGFPGYHFVMVFFLCFPASILALRSFGCHCAAEVHQRTFKKWMLILFWVVLILFSLVKTKIIHYSSMSYLPLTFLSAYTLYQTLEGRMRWRRWQTGLLLGVGLLIALPVLLLPFVAMNLDAIAPLLQDPFARQTLQARVDWSVLQAAPGLLLLGTLILTVRWLKRKQYLPGFLLLLLGCTLFLSWLSLNIVPRVERYSQGAAIDFLKAHAHERAYYTTIGHKSYAPYFYGQLQRPTAAGYYAQQDSGHQHHKRYLDDWLLNSPEVDRPVYVIAKAKKKQNIADWYPHLQLLYEQNGFVFYLRPAP